A region from the Neofelis nebulosa isolate mNeoNeb1 chromosome Y, mNeoNeb1.pri, whole genome shotgun sequence genome encodes:
- the LOC131503483 gene encoding testis-specific Y-encoded protein 8-like encodes MASVSRSGKSSDSRRPWTLIVPDEKGRESRTRGSAGALEGVGWPQSPGSGAASAHRVQEAQAGCEIQVASPAEELVLILDDGMVAAEVVIGEEEEDGGGATEEEELQQREAALRPASAQDPLAVLERLQLEISAGNAQDSRALRRLKRRILRRRISHLDHRRAVIKHIPGFWAQAVSFLVLLSAMMGAQDKDVLSYVVDLEVRPGRLWLGAVPSGVGFGRERVEEVGHPKYRCRVMFFFGANPYFRNPVIIKEYQLSFAGYRASHSTPVQWFWDYERGAPSRRHDPTSLNLFNWLCEHSCPGANRIAEIIIEDLWPNPLQYYLREEGTRRQ; translated from the exons ATGGCCAGCGTGTCGCGGTCCGGAAAAAGCAGCGATTCCCGTCGACCCTGGACCCTGATCGTCCCGGATGAGAAAGGTCGAGAGTCCCGGACCCGCGGGAGTGCAGGGGCGCTGGAGGGCGTGGGTTGGCCGCAGTCCCCAGGTTCAGGGGCGGCAAGCGCCCATCGTGTGCAGGAAGCCCAGGCCGGGTGTGAGATACAGGTGGCAAGCCCAGCGGAGGAATTGGTGCTGATATTGGATGACGGAATGGTGGCGGCTGAGGTGGTGatcggggaggaggaagaggacggcGGGGGGGCGACCGAGGaagag GAGCTGCAGCAGCGAGAGGCAGCGCTGCGTCCTGCCTCAGCCCAGGACCCACTGGCAGTGCTGGAGCGTCTTCAGCTGGAGATCAGCGCTGGGAATGCCCAGGATTCCAGGGCCTTACGGCGGCTGAAGCGCAGGATTCTTCGGAGGCGGATTTCTCACCTGGATCACAGAAGGGCCGTCATCAAGCACATCCCTGGCTTCTGGGCCCAGGCGGTATCCTTCCTTGTGCTG TTGTCGGCCATGATGGGTGCCCAGGACAAAGACGTGCTCAGCTACGTGGTCGACTTGGAGGTCAGACCGGGGAGGCTGTGGCTGGGGGCCGTCCCGTCGGGTGTGGGATTTGGGCGGGAGAGG GTGGAAGAAGTGGGCCATCCCAAGTACCGCTGCAGagtgatgtttttctttggggCCAACCCGTACTTCCGGAACCCAGTGATCATTAAGGAGTATCAGCTTAGCTTTGCTG GCTACAGGGCATCGCATTCCACTCCAGTCCAGTGGTTCTGGGATTATGAACGTGGAGCTCCCAGTCGCAGGCATGACCCCACCAGCCTTAACTTGTTCAACTGGCTGTGTGAGCACAGCTGCCCAGGGGCGAACAGGATTGCCGAG ATCATCATCGAGGACCTGTGGCCCAATCCCCTGCAGTActacctgagggaggaagggaccagaagACAGTGA